One genomic region from Argentina anserina chromosome 2, drPotAnse1.1, whole genome shotgun sequence encodes:
- the LOC126785280 gene encoding guanine nucleotide-binding protein subunit gamma 2-like, producing the protein MDKQQEENIASSSPSSPGRSGGGERREDAAAAAVPAGPPCPTFVGKHRMAAAISHLHTQINIIQEELNELETVSESSIVCKEFVASIESISDPLLPWSKGAPEVGWDRWFRGAHNTRSNNRWI; encoded by the exons ATGGATAAGCAGCAAGAAGAAAACATAGCATCTTCATCGCCATCTTCTCCGGGAAGATCAGGAGGAGGAGAAAGGAGAGAAGATGCAGCAGCAGCGGCAGTGCCAGCAGGGCCGCCATGTCCGACTTTCGTAGGCAAGCATAGAATGGCTGCTGCTATTTCCCATCTCCATACTCAAATCAACATTATTCAG GAAGAGCTTAACGAACTCGAAACAGTTAGCGAATCATCCATTGTCTGCAAAGA ATTCGTAGCAAGCATCGAATCGATTTCTGATCCTCTGCTTCCATG GAGTAAAGGAGCACCTGAAGTGGGATGGGATAGGTGGTTCAGAGGAGCACACAACACCAGAAGTAACAATCGCTGGATCTAA
- the LOC126783468 gene encoding uncharacterized protein LOC126783468, which yields MYNGIGLQTPRGSGTNGYIQTNKFFIRSKTGKVAENSRGFEGDQGMAGVSKKANRDILEHDRKRQIELKLVVLEDKLTDQGFTDSEIADKVAEARRTLEAAASASMGGPTAVVFGDKKVSDTQTHQIAARKEKQMENLRDALKLKPEVTETIDDEIEEGLIISPRNDDSRPYERKEHSFLDRESGWKKSVDDKQKVEKDKKRSVKESRRKKKKGSKKRRHNDESSDTDSSGSPLKPDKKKKRRSRSSSSEEDDSEVDKSKKVEKSKKRQKRYDSEVDVDKKRKVVKKHSKSRNDRADDSDISDDAVARSRREIKKSKQPHQGHDSDEDDVDKKRKVVKKHSKSRNDDTDDSIASEDGKDRSRKEVKKSEQPRRRHHSDEDGSEDNADKKRTVVKKHSKSRNDVADDSASSEDAKDRSTEEVKKSQQPRRRHDSDDDSDYSEDLQKSRIDKIKHVKPNTRHDSGDESDLDSRRERKSSQVELQRNKQGSRRVDRDDFDVVKADNVRSEKSRKSYDVASDSDYERSRKSRGAITEKSRRVDRNDGINDDTSIGRKLGRVEEGDGDSDYERASKSSGAITEKTRKNDRNDTNNDANTGRNPGRVEEDDGGRGRHNIGELQRGRKHERDEVDRDYKRPREGLEKEIGNRKRGMGEEEGVKEDIERDRHMDYKRAKYDESFSERRRHETVRHNEEEHKSSRHGEDEVNRGNRRHGKLEDQRGNKESESDRRDPRSSERRRHETIRHNEEEHKSSRHGEDEVNRGNRRRGKLEEQGGNREIESDRQDFRSSERRRHENDRHNDGRSRPRD from the exons ATGTACAACGGAATAGGGTTACAGACCCCGAGAGGGTCCGGAACCAATGGCTACATCCAGACCAACAAGTTCTTCATCAGATCCAAGACCGGCAAGGTCGCCGAGAATTCCAGAGGCTTCGAAGGTGACCAGGGCATGGCCGGCGTCTCCAAGAAGGCCAACCGTGACATCCTCGAACACGACCGCAAGCGCCAGATTGAGCTCAAGCTCGTCGTCCTCGAGGACAAGCTCACCGATCAGGGCTTCACCGATTCGGAGATCGCCGACAAGGTCGCCGAGGCTCGGAGGACTCTCGAAGCCGCCGCCTCCGCCTCCATGGGTGGGCCCACTGCTGTTGTTTTCGGAGATAAGAA GGTGTCAGATACGCAGACTCATCAAATTGCAGCTAGGAAAGAGAAGCAGATGGAAAACTTAAGAGATGCTCTTAAACTGAAGCCTGAAGTTACAGAAACAATTGATGATGAGATTGAGGAGGGACTAATAATTAGTCCGAGGAATGATGATAGTAGGCCTTATGAGAGAAAAGAGCATTCGTTTTTGGATAGGGAATCTGGATGGAAGAAATCAGTGGATGATAAACAGAAGGTTgagaaagataagaaaaggagTGTGAAGGAATCTAGgcggaaaaagaagaaaggaagCAAGAAGAGAAGGCATAATGATGAGTCTTCTGATACAGATAGCAGTGGTAGCCCTCTGAAACCtgataagaagaaaaaacgaCGGAGTAGAAGTAGCAGCAGTGAAGAAGATGATtctgaggttgataagtcaaAAAAGGTTGAGAAGTCCAAGAAACGGCAGAAGAGGTATGATTCAGAAGTTGATGTTGATAAGAAGCGGAAGGTTGTAAAGAAGCATAGTAAAAGCCGAAACGATAGAGCTGATGATTCTGATATCAGTGATGATGCGGTGGCCAGATCCAGAAGGGAAATTAAGAAATCTAAACAACCTCATCAGGGGCATGATTcagatgaagatgatgttgaCAAGAAGAGGAAGGTTGTAAAGAAGCATAGTAAAAGCAGAAATGATGATACTGATGATTCCATTGCCAGTGAAGATGGCAAGGATAGATCCAGAAAGGAAGTCAAGAAATCCGAACAACCTCGTAGGAGGCATCATTCAGATGAAGATGGTTCTGAAGATAATGCTGACAAGAAGAGGACGGTTGTAAAGAAGCATAGTAAAAGCAGAAATGATGTTGCTGATGATTCTGCTTCCAGTGAAGATGCCAAGGACAGATCCACAGAGGAAGTCAAGAAATCCCAACAACCTCGCAGGAGGCATGATTCAGATGATGATTCTGATTATTCTGAAGACTTGCAAAAGAGTAGAATTGATAAGATCAAACATGTGAAACCAAACACAAGGCATGACTCCGGGGATGAGTCTGATCTTGACAGCAGAAGGGAGAGGAAGAGTAGCCAAGTTGAGCTGCAAAGGAATAAGCAGGGCAGCCGCAGGGTAGATCGAGATGATTTTGATGTGGTGAAAGCTGACAATGTTAGAAGTGAAAAAAGCAGAAAATCTTATGATGTTGCTAGTGATTCTGACTATGAAAGATCTAGAAAAAGTAGAGGTGCAATAACAGAAAAGAGTAGAAGAGTTGACAGAAATGATGGTATCAATGATGATACAAGTATTGGGAGAAAACTTGGAAGGGTTGAAGAGGGTGATGGAGATTCAGACTATGAACGAGCCAGCAAAAGTAGCGGTGCAATAACAGAAAAGACTAGAAAAAATGACAGGAATGATACCAACAATGATGCTAATACTGGTAGGAACCCCGGAAgagttgaagaagatgatggagGACGTGGAAGGCACAATATTGGTGAACTTCAAAGAGGAAGGAAGCATGAAAGAGATGAAGTGGACCGTGATTATAAAAGGCCCAGGGAAGGTCTGGAAAAGGAGATTGGAAATAGAAAGCGAGGCATGGGAGAGGAAGAAGGGGTGAAGGAGGATATTGAGAGGGATAGACATATGGATTACAAGAGAGCAAAATATGATGAGTCATTCAGTGAGAGGAGAAGGCATGAAACAGTCAGACATAATGAGGAGGAGCATAAGTCTAGCAGGCATGGAGAAGATGAAGTGAATCGTGGAAACAGAAGACATGGAAAACTGGAGGACCAACGGGGAAATAAGGAGAGTGAGAGTGATAGACGAGATCCCAGATCAAGTGAGAGGAGAAGGCATGAAACTATCAGACATAATGAAGAGGAGCATAAGTCTAGCAGACATGGAGAAGATGAAGTGAACCGTGGAAACAGAAGACGTGGAAAACTGGAGGAACAAGGGGGAAATAGGGAAATCGAGAGTGATAGACAGGATTTCAGATCAAGTGAGAGAAGAAGGCATGAGAATGACAGGCATAATGACGGTCGGTCTAGGCCACGCGACTGA
- the LOC126782837 gene encoding uncharacterized protein LOC126782837 codes for MAVTVKQMAVTVGFFGVMSFIFGIIAENSKPASGIPVPGKDVVVCKYPSDPSVALGYLSFAFLIVSTVVGFLSLFYPYQGKFLPQAALFRSKSFVVFFNISLLTAGLAAALLLWTTITEQLHRSRNVHYNLETQCPTAKTGLLGGGAFVSLDSSLFWLVALMLADNAREDYFEESDKDVKSSAYEEVHGADYGNVIKGSA; via the exons ATGGCTGTGACGGTGAAGCAGATGGCTGTGACGGTGGGCTTTTTTGGTGTCATGTCTTTCATTTTTGGGATTATTGCGGAAAACAGTAAG CCTGCATCTGGAATACCAGTGCCAGGGAAAGATGTGGTTGTTTGCAAGTATCCTTCTGATCCTTCAGTGGCGTTGGGATATCTGTCATTTGCTTTTCTCATTGTATCTACAGTGGTTGGGTTCTTGTCACTGTTTTACCCGTATCAAGGGAAGTTCCTTCCACAAGCTGCTTTGTTCCGGAGCAAGAGTTTTGTTGTCTTCTTCAATATCTCTTT GCTTACAGCAGGACTAGCTGCAGCTCTATTGCTATGGACTACAATAACCGAGCAACTTCATCGATCACGAAATGTTCACTATAATCTTGAAACACAGTGCCCAACCGCTAAGACTGGTCTTCTTGGTGGAGGTGCTTTCGTATCCCTTGATTCATCCCTTTTCTGGTTGGTCGCCCTCATGTTGGCCGACAATGCCCGAGAGGACTACTTTGAGGAGTCCGATAAGGATGTCAAGAGTAGTGCTTATGAAGAGGTACACGGGGCTGATTATGGAAATGTCATAAAAGGCAGTGCTTGA
- the LOC126782836 gene encoding protein arginine N-methyltransferase 1.5, with product MPLGERAGDKSQSRYCGVETEFSDDVPNLLSFHLTHGRFDFAVAPLMDPAYRPSLMQTNGDASSVLPFAGSDLVLSPAQWSSHVVGKISSWIDLDSEDQILRSDSEITLKQEIAWASHLNLQACILPPPKGKSCANYARCVNQILQGLQSMQLWLRIPLAKTDNDTVSVNSDNLEDSWEMWNSFRLLCEHHSQLSIVLDVLSSLPSANSLGRWFGESVRAAIFNTDCFLTNARGHPCLSKRHQKLVSGFFNHSIQIVISGKSVHSADNYENNFDCAQKHPLRLYLDYVGYLYQRMDPLPEQERFELGYRDFLQAPLQPLMDNLEAQTYETFEKDTTKYIQYERAIAKALQDRVPDEKSSTVTTVLMVVGAGRGPLVRASLQAAEETGRKLKVYAVEKNPNAVITLHSLVKLEGWENIVSIISSDMRHWDAPEKADILVSELLGSFGDNELSPECLDGAQKFLKDDGISIPSSYTSFIHPVTASKIYNDVKMHKDVAHFETAYVVKLHNIARLAPPQPVFTFIHPNRSIDKSNSRYTKLKFDIPGDTGSTMVHGFAGYFDSTLYKDIHLGIEPSTSTPNMFSWFPIFFPLRTPVCLSPGASLEVHFWRCCSPSKVWYEWGVVSPCSSTIHNCNGRSYWVGL from the exons ATGCCGCTCGGGGAAAGAGCAGGCGACAAGAGCCAGTCTCGCTACTGCGGCGTGGAGACGGAGTTCAGCGATGACGTGCCCAACCTCCTCTCCTTCCACCTCACCCACGGCCGCTTCGACTTCGCCGTCGCTCCTCTG ATGGATCCTGCTTATCGGCCAAGCTTAATGCAAACGAATGGTGATGCATCTAGCGTTCTGCCATTTGCTGGGTCAGACTTGGTTTTGAGTCCTGCGCAATGGAGCAGTCATGTTGTGG GAAAAATTAGCTCCTGGATTGATTTGGATTCAGAAGACCAGATCCTGCGGAGCGATTCAGAAATTACATTGAAGCAGGAGATAGCATGGGCGTCTCATTTGAACCTGCAG GCATGTATTCTCCCACCTCCAAAGGGGAAGTCCTGTGCTAACTATGCTAGGTGTGTAAATCAGATTTTACAGGGACTACAAAGTATGCAG TTGTGGCTTCGGATTCCTTTGGCCAAGACCGATAATGACACAGTGTCTGTTAACTCCGATAATTTG GAGGATTCTTGGGAGATGTGGAATTCATTTCGTCTTCTATGTGAACATCACAGTCAACTATCAATTGTCCTCGATGTTTT gaGTTCACTACCATCTGCGAATTCACTTGGGCGCTGGTTTGGTGAGTCTGTCCGAGCAGCCATATTCAACACCGAT TGCTTTCTAACAAATGCACGAGGTCATCCATGCCTGTCAAAGCGCCACCAAAAGCTAGTTTCTGGCTTTTTTAATCATTCTATACAG ataGTCATATCAGGAAAATCAGTACACAGTGCAGATAATTATGAGAACAATTTTGATT GTGCACAGAAACACCCCTTGAGACTTTATTTGGATTATGTTGGCTATCTCTACCAAAGGATGGATCCTCTTCCTGAGCAAGAGCGGTTTGAG CTTGGTTACAGGGATTTCTTGCAGGCACCTTTACAg CCACTCATGGATAATCTAGAGGCTCAAACTTATGAGACATTTGAAAAGGATACAACAAAATACATTCAG TATGAAAGAGCAATTGCTAAAGCGTTACAGGACAGGGTTCCAGATGAAAAGTCTTCTACAGTTACCACT GTATTAATGGTTGTAGGAGCAGGACGTGGGCCTCTAGTTAGGGCATCACTGCAG GCAGCTGAAGAAACTGGGCGCAAGCTTAAAGTCTACGCTGTGGAAAAGAATCCAAATGCAGTGATCACACTTCAT AGCTTGGTTAAACTAGAGGGGTGGGAAAACATTGTTTCCATTATTTCAAGCGATATGCGGCATTGGGATGCTCCTGAGAAAGCTGACATTTTG GTAAGTGAATTATTGGGTTCGTTTGGTGATAATGAGCTCTCTCCTGAGTGTCTTGATGGAGCACAGAAATTTCTCAAGGATGATGGAATCTCTATACCTTCATC GTATACGAGTTTCATTCATCCAGTGACTGCCTCAAAGATTTACAATGAT GTTAAGATGCATAAAGATGTTGCACACTTTGAAACTGCTTATGTTGTAAAACTACACAACATCGCTAGACTGGCCCCTCCTCAACCT GTGTTCACATTCATTCATCCAAACCGATCAATTGACAAAAGTAATAGCCGCTACACGAAGTTAAAGTTTGATATACCTGGTGATACTGGGTCAACCATGGTTCATG GATTTGCTGGCTACTTTGATTCCACGCTGTACAAAGATATCCATCTTGGCATTGAACCATCAACGTCAACACCAAACATGTTTAGCTG GTTTCCCATATTTTTTCCATTGAGGACACCAGTTTGTCTGAGTCCTGGCGCTTCTCTTGAAGTACATTTTTGGCGTTGTTGTAGCCCCTCCAAG GTCTGGTACGAATGGGGTGTGGTATCACCTTGCAGTTCAACCATTCACAACTGCAATGGACGTTCTTACTGGGTTGGACTTTAA
- the LOC126785277 gene encoding ubiquitin carboxyl-terminal hydrolase 26: protein MSRPSTRSKNKRNKQGDDGDTSDTLRKIHATGEITDEDIRTLYKISKPVCQSCRVNTKDNPNCFCGLIPPSTGTRKAGLWQKPAEFLQNLGPDPSQDLRASDDCPAGLTNLGATCYVNSILQCLYMNKPFREGIFLVEPEVLEQQPVLNQLSRLFAQLHLSKMAFIDSSPFVKTLELDNGVQQDSHEFLTLLLSLLERCLSHSKVLKAKSIVQDLFRGSVSHVTRCARCGKDSEASSKMEDFYELELNVKGLKSLDESLDDYLSVEKLQGDNQYFCESCKTRVDATRSIKLRTLPTFLNFQLKRYVFLPKTTTRKKITSPFIFPGVLDMRQRLSEPSQIESIYDLSAVLIHKGTAVNSGHYVAHIKDEKTGKWWEFDDEHVTYLGTHPFGEETSGSNSRPEKPEPVNPSCSGQNGVSNGDNMEIDYQQPTTSSSDMGKFTSSDAYMLMYTLRPSQKDDSKAHAECISNNRKIDADSVSGSLPYNICEEIKSSNALYLDSCQQYTLKRDEEMNHLKERKQEVRSILSEAPVRSLEEPFFWVSTDWLRQWADSITPPILDNTTIQCVHGKVPASKVGCMKRLSAEAWTKLFSKYKGGPTLTNDDACTTCLTDGARDVVSADSYRDRRILMKQVAEDAIAGRCSDGTYYVSRSWLQQWLKRKILDAPSEADAGPSVSIRCPHGQLLPEQASGAKRVLVPEILWLFLYEDALTVKPAEDLGCLTFPSDSLQCSECSDELSEVACMEDSLRLVREKQRQTHDKLAAGKSIPLSLHCKYNLIPYTWLARWRTYVNANGRNLSSVEKPETLDGIMDSVKCEKHARLQERPVDLVCKRGLISQKTTPVDGLIFITESDWKSFCEEWGGIEEKGVSAEIKLSNTERNHVAGSCDDMQICEEDLGTLNLLNSEVDSRSLVIRTCPEICEDCIGEKESRELMRKLEYCNEDIYVYLVHGKEAPKYILQASETSFDPDRRVSKRSRKTNTGDQISLKVSGSTSIYQLKMMIWESFGVVKENQILHKGTHTIDSECATLADLNIFPGDKLWVTDSEIHENRDIADELSDQKMDVQHSEEGFRGTLLTANISSQVV, encoded by the exons ATGAGCCGGCCGAGTACTCGGAGTAAAAATAAGCGAAATAAGCAAGGGGATGATGGTGACACATCTGATACATTGAG GAAAATACACGCGACGGGTGAAATAACCGATGAGGATATAAGAACACTGTATAAAATTTCAAAGCCGGTTTGTCAGAGTTGTCGTGTGAATACTAAGGACAACCCGAACTGCTTTTGTGGTCTGATTCCACCTTCTACAGGCACTCGGAAAGCTGGCCTGTGGCAGAAGCCAGCTGAGTTCTTGCAAAACCTTGGCCCCGACCCTTCTCAGGATCTTCGTGCTTCCGATGACTGTCCTGCAGGCCTCACAAATCTAGGGGCAACTTGCTATGTCAACAGCATACTTCAATGCTTGTACATGAACAAGCCCTTCCGAGAAGGCATTTTCTTGGTTGAACCTGAAGTCTTGGAACAGCAACCAGTGTTGAATCAACTTTCACGGCTGTTTGCACAATTACATCTCAGTAAAATGGCTTTCATAGACTCATCCCCATTTGTCAAAACTCTGGAGTTGGATAATGGAGTTCAACAGGACAGTCATGAATTTCTGACGTTATTGTTGTCTTTGTTGGAACGTTGTCTAAGCCACTCTAAAGTTTTGAAGGCAAAATCCATTGTTCAAGATCTTTTTCGTGGAAGTGTGTCACATGTTACGAG GTGCGCAAGATGTGGAAAAGACTCGGAGGCTTCTTCAAAGATGGAAGACTTTTATGAATTGGAGTTGAATGTGAAGGGTTTGAAAAGTTTGGATGAAAGTTTAGATGATTATCTTAGTGTTGAAAAGCTTCAGGGAGACAATCAGTATTTCTGTGAGTCGTGTAAAACAAGGGTCGATGCTACTCGAAGCATCAAGTTGCGCACATTGCCTACTTTTCTGAATTTTCAGCTGAAGCGATATGTTTTCCTTCCGAag ACGACAACAAGGAAGAAGATTACATCTCCATTCATTTTTCCTGGAGTACTTGATATGAGGCAGCGGCTATCTGAGCCTTCTCAAATTGAATCAATTTATGATTTGTCGGCTGTGCTAATACACAAGGGAACTGCAGTTAACAGTGGCCACTATGTAGCACATATCAAGGATGAGAAGACCGGGAAGTGGTGGGAATTTGACGATGAGCATGTCACATACTTAGGTACTCACCCGTTTGGCGAAGAGACTTCTGGTTCCAATAGCAGGCCTGAAAAACCTGAACCAGTTAATCCATCTTGCTCAGGACAAAATGGTGTTTCCAATGGTGATAACATGGAAATTGATTACCAACAACCTACTACATCTAGTAGTGACATGGGGAAATTTACATCAAGTGATGCGTATATGCTGATGTATACTCTCAGGCCCTCCCAGAAAGATGACAGCAAAGCTCATGCTGAATGCATTTCCAACAACAGGAAGATAGATGCTGATAGTGTTTCTGGTTCTCTTCCTTATAATATCTGTGAAGAGATTAAAAGCAGTAATGCATTATATCTTGATTCTTGCCAACAATACACACTTAAGAGAGATGAAGAGATGAATCATCTCAAAGAACGGAAACAGGAAGTGCGTTCAATTTTGTCTGAAGCTCCCGTTCGGTCACTTGAGGAACCTTTCTTCTGGGTTTCGACAGATTGGCTTCGTCAATGGGCTGACAGCATTACTCCACC tATTCTTGACAATACCACCATCCAGTGTGTGCATGGAAAAGTTCCAGCATCAAAGGTTGGCTGCATGAAGCGGTTGTCTGCTGAAGCTTGGACAAAATTGTTCTCTAAG TACAAAGGGGGCCCAACTCTGACCAATGATGACGCCTGCACGACTTGCCTTACTGATGGGGCTCGAGATGTGGTCTCCGCTGACAGCTATAGGGATAGGAGAATATTAATGAAGCAAGTTGCTGAGGATGCCATTGCAGGGAGGTGCTCAGATGGAACATACTATGTTTCTAGATCATG GTTGCAGCAGTGGCTTAAaagaaaaatccttgatgctCCATCTGAAGCTGATGCAGGACCATCAGTTTCAATCAGGTGTCCTCATGGGCAGCTTTTGCCAGAACAAGCCAGTGGCGCTAAGAGAGTGCTTGTTCCTGAGATACTCTGGCTCTTTCTTTATGAAGATGCTTTAACAGTTAAACCTGCCGAGGACCTGGGGTGTTTAACTTTTCCATCAGACTCTCTACAGTGTTCTGAGTGCAGTGATGAACTATCTGAAGTTGCATGCATGGAGGATTCTTTAAG ATTGGTGAGGGAAAAACAGCGTCAAACTCATGATAAATTAGCTGCCGGGAAAAGTATTCCACTTTCTCTGCATTGCAAGTATAACTTGATACCTTATACTTGGCTTGCAAGATGGAGAACCTATGTTAACGCTAACGGAAGGAATCTTTCTTCAGTAGAGAAACCAGAAACCTTAGATGGCATCATGGATTCGGTTAAGTGTGAAAAG CACGCACGACTTCAAGAAAGGCCTGTTGATCTGGTCTGTAAACGCGGTTTAATTTCGCAGAAGACTACCCCT GTGGATGGGTTAATATTCATTACTGAGAGTGATTGGAAATCCTTCTGTGAGGAATGGGGTGGTATTGAGGAGAAAGGTGTATCTGCTGAAATCAAGTTGAGTAATACTGAAAGAAATCACGTGGCAGGGTCCTGTGATGATATGCAAATCTGTGAGGAGGACCTCGGTACTTTAAATCTTCTGAATAGTGAAGTTGATTCTAGATCTCTTGTGATCAGGACTTGCCCTGAG ATTTGCGAGGATTGCATTGGAGAGAAAGAAAGCAGGGAGCTGATGCGAAAGCTGGAGTACTGCAATGAGGATATATACGTATACTTGGTGCATGGAAAGGAAGCTCCAAAATATATTCTACAAGCATCTGAGACTAGTTTTGATCCGGATCGTAGAGTTTCCAAGCGCTCTCGAAAGACAAACACTGGAGATCAAATAAGTTTGAAAGTCTCTGGTTCTACCTCGATATACCAGTTAAAGATGATGATATGGGAATCTTTTGGG GTTGTTAAGGAAAACCAGATACTTCACAAAGGTACCCATACAATTGACAGTGAATGTGCTACCCTAGCAGATTTGAACATATTCCCTGGGGATAAGCTTTGGGTGACTGATTCGGAGATCCATGAGAACCGGGATATTGCTG ATGAGCTTTCTGACCAGAAAATGGATGTTCAACACAGTGAAGAGGGTTTCCGAGGGACACTTTTGACGGCAAATATTTCATCCCAAGTTGTTTAA
- the LOC126785279 gene encoding uncharacterized protein LOC126785279: MAATASLSTPASRIFSFSSLSLSLRLRTLSTAARAAATISKKKQKEHRQRVATKEKRRTRSDREFELESIKRYGDTAFHVPVLLGEVLDVFPASKPLRRFVDCTLGAAGHSSAIIEAHPEMEVYVGLDVDPVALEKARARISAVLDDTNSTLKAYTFLENFRCIKSLLADVDETLLDTGIDGIVMDLGMSSMQVNDPQRGFSVLANGPLDMRMDPQASLKAEDILNSWPETEVGRILREYGEESNWYSLQNKIVKARLQGGLHSTGELVDLIKSATPLSREGRQGWIKTATRVFQALRIAVNDELKTLEDSLYACFDCLAPGGRLAVISFHSLEDRIVKQTFLDIININGGDQDAYMIEEEARKKDLSKTRIDIDADEAWIRQMIQGFRGTILTKRPITPSEEEEKLNTRSRSAKLRVIQKL, from the exons ATGGCGGCAACTGCTTCCCTATCAACTCCAGCTTCAAgaatcttctctttctcttcccTATCCCTATCCCTCCGCCTCCGAACCCTCTCAACCGCCGCACGCGCCGCCGCCACCATTAGTAAGAAGAAGCAAAAGGAGCACAGGCAGAGAGTGGCGACCAAAGAGAAGAGACGAACCCGCTCCGATCGAGAGTTCGAGTTGGAGAGCATCAAGCGTTATGGCGACACCGCTTTCCACGTTCCCGTCCTCCTCGGCGAAGTCCTCGACGTTTTTCCCGCTTCCAAACCCCTCCGGCGATTCGTCGACTGCACCCTCGGCGCTGCCGGCCACTCCTCCGCC ATAATTGAAGCGCATCCTGAAATGGAAGTGTATGTGGGACTTGATGTTGATCCCGTGGCGCTGGAGAAGGCTCGAGCTCGGATTAGTGCTGTGCTGGACGACACGAATTCGACCTTGAAAGCTTATACATTTTTGGAGAATTTCAGGTGCATCAAGTCTTTGCTTGCTGACGTGGATGAGACATTGCTCGACACTGGAATTGATGGCATTGTGATGGATTTGGGGATGTCGTCGATGCAGGTGAATGATCCTCAGAGAGGGTTCAGTGTGCTTGCTAATGGCCCTCTTGACATGCGCATGGATCCTCAG GCCAGTTTGAAAGCAGAAGACATTTTAAACTCTTGGCCAGAAACTGAGGTGGGGCGCATCCTGCGAGAGTACGGGGAAGAAAGCAATTGGTACTCTCTTCAAAACAAAATAGTTAAAGCACGATTACAAGGTGGATTGCATTCCACTGGTGAACTAGTAGATCTTATAAAGTCTGCAACCCCTTTAAGTCGAG AAGGGAGGCAAGGTTGGATAAAGACAGCAACAAGGGTATTCCAAGCTCTGAGGATAGCAGTAAATGATGAGTTAAAGACACTGGAGGATTCTTTATATGCATGCTTTGACTGTCTTGCTCCTGGTGGTAGGCTTGCAGTCATCTCTTTCCACAGTTTGGAGGACAGAATTGTGAAACAAACATTTCTTGACATCATCAACATCAACGGTGGAGATCAGGATGCTTACATGATTGAAGAAGAAGCACGAAAGAAAGATTTGAGTAAAACTAGAATAGACATTGATGCAGACGAAGCATGGATCAGACAAATGATACAAGGCTTCAGAGGAACAATTCTCACAAAGCGACCAATTACGCCATCTGAAGAGGAAGAGAAACTGAACACTCGGTCTAGGAGTGCCAAGCTTAGGGTGATACAGAAACTTTAA